The Choristoneura fumiferana chromosome 11, NRCan_CFum_1, whole genome shotgun sequence genome includes a region encoding these proteins:
- the LOC141432960 gene encoding uncharacterized protein: MNAKILAIVLILTTNFKICQSRNYKNFALIKLVPQNSEDMKFLQNLDTQRYIDILFWKRPYKVNSEVQLLVSPVDYDIFKERASHYKVKFIVQSEDIQQSFDKQKVGAYHALRVDTFNLNEFHTLDNINNWMADMAHHNSKFVHREVIGKTVENRDIYAFSVNKNQAKTKVIVESGIHGHEWMTVAFATYFFNELIHCDSSKNPVAKHLAYNYHWLLVPVANPDGYDYTHKKDRLWRKSRRNLGTAYGVDLNRNFDHSFGKFDTNKDPQHDNYCGQMPFSEPETKALANFIEYHRSKLKYYFALHSYGQSIVIPYEDRIQHIENFSEMENYARQAIYKIYKTRGIKYRTGTIYDTTGTRVSGTSTSWVKKKYRIPYVYSLHLRDNGTYGHAVPSDQIHATCQETMLIIMDLMTSKPRYVRSLYGSATRGSLSKFLAILAMFVLFHFNKMFCKIMHLNIFAIIISINFCVGKRYDKYPLLRALPSSLDHLEFFKNVSDIYDINYWQEPGLVNMHVLFTINPLDSYKFVKEADSRGINLTTVMKDVQRAFDNQTVKTYIRRNMDSFDWRNFFSASDMYDWLRDLQRRHPKEIELFSIGESFEKREIIGVKVALKGSKLRSKVLIEGGIHAREWISPAFVTYFINEIVKAPESKNKELKRIALTYEWYFIPVLNPDGYEYTMTEDRLWRKNRRDGYGVDLNRNFGAAFGTVGVSRNKTSAQTFCGPQAFSEPESIAMAQFVRGLKNQLEYFISFHSFGQLFIIPYAFSTKHAENFDEMKSIGDATAKKIKKRYGHKYMVGTAFDTVGYMASGASTCWVKKAIGVPYVATMELPDQGDFGFALPPDQILPTCQETMDGMVELFKPRTPKFIKLRGEDDNDASEKNVLNVSIILFYSLIFFVIYFE; the protein is encoded by the exons ATGAATGCAAAAATACTCGcaattgttttgattttaacaacaaatttcaaaatatgcCAGAGTAGGAATTATAAGAACTTCGCTCTTATCAAGTTAGTGCCGCAAAACAGTGAGGATATGAAATTTCTGCAGAACCTGGATACACAAAGATACATAGATATACTGTTTTGGAAAAGACCGTATAAG GTTAATTCTGAGGTTCAATTGCTTGTAAGTCCAGTGGATTATGATATTTTCAAAGAAAGGGCAAGTCATTATAAAGTAAAGTTTATAGTACAGTCAGAAGATATTCAACA aTCATTTGACAAGCAGAAGGTTGGAGCATACCATGCTTTACGAGTCGACACATTCAATTTGAACGAGTTTCATACTTTGGACAACATTAACAACTGGATGGCTGACATGGCCCATCATAACAGTAAATTCGTTCATCGTGAAGTCATAGGAAAAACAGTAGAAAACAGAGATATTTATGCATTCTCTGTTAACAAAAACCAGGCTAAAACCAAAGTTATAGTGGAAAGTGGAATTCATGGGCACGAATGGATGACTGTGGCGTTtgctacgtatttttttaatgagttAATCCATTGTGATTCGTCTAAAAATCCTGTAGCTAAACACTTAGCGTACAATTATCATTGGCTGTTGGTTCCTGTTGCAAATCCTGATGGATATGACTATACCCATAAGAAG GATCGCTTATGGAGAAAGAGTAGAAGAAATCTGGGCACAGCGTATGGTGTTGATTTGAACAGAAATTTTGATCACAGTTTTGGCA aatTTGACACTAATAAAGATCCGCAACACGATAACTATTGCGGACAAATGCCTTTTTCAGAGCCTGAAACGAAAGCCTTAGCCAATTTCATTGAGTACCATAGGAGCAAGCTCAAGTATTATTTTGCTTTACACTCCTATGGGCAGAGCATTGTAATTCCATACGAAGACAGAATACAGCATATTGAAAATTTTAGCGAAAtg GAAAATTACGCCAGGCAAGCTATatacaaaatttacaaaacGAGAGGAATCAAATACAGAACTGGCACGATATATGATACGACGG GTACTCGAGTATCGGGAACCAGTACAAGTTGGGTAAAGAAAAAATACCGGATTCC TTACGTGTATTCCTTGCATTTGAGAGACAATGGCACCTATGGCCATGCAGTGCCTTCTGACCAGATCCACGCCACTTGCCAAGAGACTATGCTAATAATAATGGATCTAATGACTTCGAAGCCAAGATACGTCAGGTCGCTATACGGGTCGGCAACTAGAGGAAGCCTCAGCAAATTTCTTGCGATTCTAGCAATGTTTGTGTTGTTTCATTTCAATAAAATGTTTTG CAA AATCATGCACCTTAACATTTTTGCAATCATTATTTCTATCAACTTCTGTGTTGGTAAAAGGTATGATAAATACCCTCTTTTACGTGCATTACCTAGCAGTCTTGACCATTTAGAGTTCTTCAAGAATGTCAGCGATATCTATGATATCAATTACTGGCAAGAACCAGGACTTGTGAACATGCATGTGTTGTTCACCATAAACCCTCTCGATAGTTACAAATTTGTAAAAGAAGCTGACAGCAGAGGCATTAATTTGACGACAGTCATGAAGGACGTCCAAAG agCCTTTGACAATCAGACGGTCAAAACGTACATAAGGCGTAACATGGACTCGTTTGACTGGCGCAACTTCTTCAGCGCATCAGACATGTATGACTGGCTCAGAGACTTGCAAAGGCGGCACCCGAAAGAGATTGAATTGTTTAGTATCGGCGAGAGCTTTGAAAAAAGGGAAATTATCGGAGTTAAAGTTGCTTTGAAGGGATCCAAGTTAAG ATCCAAAGTCTTAATTGAAGGAGGCATACACGCAAGGGAATGGATATCACCAGCGTTTGTCACTTACTTCATAAATGAAATCGTAAAAGCACCAGAATCCAAAAATAAAGAATTGAAACGTATTGCTCTAACATACGAGTGGTATTTTATTCCAGTGCTTAACCCAGATGGATACGAATATACAATGACAGAA GATCGTTTATGGAGAAAGAATCGTCGCGATGGTTATGGCGTCGATCTGAATAGGAATTTTGGAGCTGCTTTCGGAA CTGTCGGAGTTTCGAGAAATAAAACTTCGGCTCAGACCTTTTGTGGCCCTCAAGCGTTCTCCGAGCCAGAAAGTATAGCAATGGCCCAATTCGTTCGAGGTCTCAAGAACCAACTGGAGTACTTCATATCTTTTCATTCTTTCGGGCAACTATTCATAATTCCTTATGCATTCTCTACGAAACATGCcgagaattttgatgaaatg AAATCAATCGGCGATGCGACtgccaaaaaaattaaaaaacgttaTGGGCACAAATACATGGTGGGGACTGCGTTTGATACTGTTG GTTATATGGCTTCAGGAGCGAGCACATGCTGGGTCAAAAAAGCTATTGGAGTACC ATACGTAGCAACCATGGAGCTTCCTGACCAAGGAGACTTTGGCTTCGCTCTGCCGCCTGACCAGATCCTGCCGACATGCCAGGAAACCATGGACGGTATGGTGGAACTCTTCAAGCCACGGACTCCAAAGTTTATTAAGCTTAGGGGTGAAGATGATAATGATGCCAGCGAAAAGAATGTACTCAACGTATcaattatcttattttattctttgatattttttgttatttattttgaataa